A genome region from Desulfotomaculum sp. includes the following:
- a CDS encoding toxin-antitoxin system HicB family antitoxin yields MTKKNLEYYLGLPYKIVLYPAEEGGYAIEIPELPGCVSQGQTLEEAYEMIQDAKKGWIDLALQNGNPILEPARAEEYSGKFNIRMPKSLHRILVAKAKEEKVSLNQYINYQLARGVGYSIK; encoded by the coding sequence ATGACTAAAAAAAACCTTGAATATTATCTTGGGCTTCCTTACAAGATAGTCCTTTACCCCGCCGAAGAAGGCGGCTATGCCATTGAAATTCCGGAACTTCCCGGCTGCGTCAGTCAGGGGCAAACCCTGGAAGAGGCATACGAAATGATACAAGACGCAAAAAAAGGTTGGATTGATCTTGCTCTGCAAAATGGAAATCCAATTCTTGAACCAGCCAGGGCGGAAGAATACTCCGGCAAGTTTAATATCCGTATGCCCAAATCCCTCCACCGCATCCTTGTCGCAAAAGCCAAAGAAGAGAAAGTCAGCCTTAATCAATACATTAACTATCAATTAGCCCGCGGTGTCGGGTACTCGATCAAGTAA